From a single Pseudomonadota bacterium genomic region:
- a CDS encoding sigma-54 dependent transcriptional regulator: MKADVSAQILVVDDSQLFADSIARRLRHVGHQVVTCADGAGARGQLGRQAFDVVVLDYHLPDAQGLELLDELLSSAPNAVFLVATGQPEVSVAVEAIRRGAEDYVQKGRDFDECLVRIERAAEIALRKPNRFARKTNLGLLGDSTPMRKLREHVDRLRGGDDRNMLILGETGTGKSKLAQAVHEAHGRGPFVEIDCTTIPATLVESELFGHERGAFSGATAAKRGRIEAAMGGTLFLDEIGELSLEVQAKLLRLIEKKEFSRVGGTHTRALPARIITATHRNLATAVAAGRFRQDLRYRLEVFVLQVPPLRDRGGDVILLASHFAAERARMDGRRTPTLSPDLKQALLRYRFPGNVRELRNMVDQATLLAEGRMELRVEDFPVLLAGPWGGGPSLQAPEALDPLAGENEPDACAAQRAVDEQQSTGTRLAEIRGRRQRDDKQAVIRALKQTGGNVAAAARRLGMSRHALSRRIAKHKLR; encoded by the coding sequence TCCTGGTCGTGGACGATTCGCAGCTCTTCGCAGACAGCATCGCTCGGCGCTTGCGGCATGTGGGCCACCAGGTGGTGACCTGCGCTGATGGAGCAGGAGCCCGGGGTCAGTTGGGGCGGCAAGCGTTTGACGTGGTCGTGCTCGACTACCACCTGCCAGACGCACAAGGACTCGAGTTGCTCGATGAGCTGTTGAGCTCCGCTCCCAACGCGGTCTTCCTCGTGGCTACGGGCCAGCCCGAAGTGAGCGTAGCCGTGGAGGCGATCCGGCGGGGAGCCGAGGACTACGTGCAGAAGGGCAGGGACTTCGACGAGTGCCTGGTGCGCATCGAGCGCGCGGCCGAAATCGCCCTGCGCAAGCCGAACCGCTTCGCACGCAAGACCAACCTGGGTCTGTTGGGCGACAGCACACCCATGCGCAAGTTGCGCGAGCACGTGGACCGATTGCGAGGCGGCGACGACCGCAACATGCTCATCCTGGGGGAGACGGGTACCGGCAAGAGCAAGCTCGCACAAGCCGTGCACGAAGCCCACGGCCGCGGCCCGTTCGTGGAGATCGACTGCACGACCATCCCGGCCACCTTGGTGGAGAGCGAGCTGTTCGGCCACGAAAGGGGCGCGTTCAGCGGCGCCACGGCGGCCAAGCGTGGACGCATCGAGGCCGCGATGGGCGGCACGCTGTTCCTCGACGAAATCGGCGAGCTCAGCCTGGAGGTACAAGCCAAGCTGCTGCGGCTGATCGAGAAAAAGGAGTTCAGCCGCGTGGGCGGCACCCACACCCGAGCGCTGCCGGCACGTATCATCACCGCCACCCACCGAAACCTCGCCACGGCGGTAGCCGCAGGCCGGTTCAGGCAGGACCTACGCTATCGCCTGGAGGTGTTCGTGCTGCAGGTGCCTCCGCTTCGCGACCGAGGCGGTGACGTGATCCTATTGGCGTCGCACTTCGCCGCAGAGCGCGCTCGGATGGACGGCCGGCGCACACCAACGCTCAGCCCCGACCTCAAGCAGGCACTGCTGCGCTATCGCTTCCCTGGCAACGTGCGAGAGCTCAGGAACATGGTGGACCAGGCCACGCTGCTCGCCGAGGGCCGAATGGAGCTGCGGGTGGAGGACTTCCCGGTGTTGCTGGCCGGTCCCTGGGGCGGGGGGCCGAGCCTTCAGGCTCCGGAAGCGCTGGACCCGCTAGCTGGCGAAAACGAGCCTGACGCGTGTGCCGCACAGCGGGCCGTCGATGAGCAACAAAGCACAGGCACTAGGCTGGCTGAGATCCGAGGGCGTCGGCAACGGGACGACAAGCAGGCCGTGATTCGTGCGTTGAAGCAGACCGGCGGCAATGTGGCCGCGGCGGCGCGCCGGTTGGGTATGTCGCGACACGCGCTGAGCCGTCGCATAGCGAAGCACAAGCTGCGCTGA